One genomic window of Mycobacteriales bacterium includes the following:
- the cysT gene encoding sulfate ABC transporter permease subunit CysT, which translates to MATDTLSTRRFSRRAAGTRTHRPALAGVLSSAYLSIVVLLPIAALVATAATGSFFSSITQPEGLSALKFTVVISLIVAVIDSITGLAIAWVLVRDDFPGKKFVNALIDLPFALPTIVAGLTLLALYGKDSPVGIDVSSTRIGVLLALLFVTLPFVVRAVQPVLGELERDVEEAAASLGAKPFTVFRRVILPSLRSAILSGAGLAFARSLGEFGAIILISGNLPYKTEMASVFIFNQLENGNQAGAAAVSVVLLVASFLLLLGLRALANRGRRREG; encoded by the coding sequence GTGGCAACTGACACCCTGAGCACGCGGCGGTTCAGCCGCCGGGCGGCGGGTACTCGTACCCACCGCCCGGCGCTGGCCGGCGTGCTCAGCTCCGCTTACCTGTCGATCGTCGTCCTGCTTCCGATCGCGGCGTTGGTCGCGACCGCGGCGACCGGCAGCTTCTTCAGCTCGATCACGCAGCCCGAGGGGCTCTCGGCGTTGAAGTTCACCGTCGTCATCTCCTTGATCGTCGCGGTGATCGACTCCATCACCGGCCTCGCCATCGCATGGGTGCTGGTCCGGGACGATTTCCCGGGGAAGAAGTTCGTCAACGCACTGATCGACCTGCCGTTCGCACTCCCGACCATCGTCGCGGGGCTCACCCTGCTCGCGCTGTACGGCAAGGACAGTCCGGTCGGCATCGACGTGTCGTCCACCAGGATCGGCGTGCTGCTCGCGCTGCTCTTCGTGACGCTTCCGTTCGTCGTCCGGGCCGTGCAGCCCGTGCTCGGCGAGCTCGAGCGCGACGTCGAGGAGGCCGCCGCGTCGCTCGGTGCGAAGCCGTTCACGGTCTTCCGCCGGGTGATCCTGCCCAGCCTGCGCTCGGCGATCCTGTCCGGTGCCGGGCTCGCGTTCGCCCGGTCGTTGGGCGAGTTCGGCGCGATCATCCTGATCTCGGGCAACCTGCCCTACAAGACCGAGATGGCGTCGGTCTTCATCTTCAACCAGCTGGAGAACGGCAACCAGGCCGGTGCCGCCGCGGTGTCCGTGGTGCTGCTCGTCG